The Nicotiana tomentosiformis chromosome 9, ASM39032v3, whole genome shotgun sequence genome contains the following window.
AATGTCGTTcataggagaagatatcgccgaaGCCTACGATGGGTGGAAAATGTTTTTTGATGGAttcgcaaacttcaaaggagtgggtattggagccgttTTGGTGCCAGAAgcaggtcaacattatccggtatccgcgAAACTCAGATTTctatgcaccaataatatggcaaaatatgaggcttgcatattggggctaaatttggccattgacatgaatatccaggaattactggtaGTTGGCGATTCAAATCTGCTGGTACATtaggtgcagggagaatgggc
Protein-coding sequences here:
- the LOC138898632 gene encoding uncharacterized protein; the encoded protein is MDPLKYIFQNPMPIGKLAKWKILLSKFDIIYVTQKAVKGQALADHLAKSPVEGEYEPLKMYFPDEQMSFIGEDIAEAYDGWKMFFDGFANFKGVGIGAVLVPEAGQHYPVSAKLRFLCTNNMAKYEACILGLNLAIDMNIQELLVVGDSNLLVH